From Thermodesulfobacteriota bacterium, one genomic window encodes:
- a CDS encoding DUF1284 domain-containing protein — MENHIRLRPHHILCIRFLGFEPPDRGGVFDRVYRETIAMLIAGGEERIEVTRGADAVCAHCSHLENGRCVNPLGDEEKVGRWDARILEGLGLDYGDRMTSGELAALIRNKTPLAFCSERCPWKTICKVFER; from the coding sequence ATGGAAAATCATATCAGGCTGCGGCCCCACCATATTCTGTGTATCCGTTTCCTCGGCTTCGAGCCGCCGGATCGCGGCGGAGTGTTTGACCGCGTCTACCGGGAAACCATCGCCATGCTGATCGCCGGCGGAGAGGAACGGATCGAAGTCACCCGCGGAGCGGACGCCGTCTGCGCGCATTGCTCTCATCTTGAAAACGGCCGGTGCGTCAATCCTTTGGGGGATGAAGAAAAGGTCGGCCGCTGGGACGCCAGGATCCTGGAAGGCCTCGGTCTGGATTACGGCGACCGAATGACCTCCGGGGAACTGGCGGCGCTCATCCGTAATAAAACCCCCTTGGCGTTCTGCTCGGAGCGCTGCCCCTGGAAAACGATCTGCAAGGTGTTTGAACGGTAA
- a CDS encoding radical SAM protein: MSLSAAGKKRIVSEILPGLWQRLKHCDLCPRECGVDRLAGEEGFCALSGDRVPVASYCVHRGEEPVISGSRGSGTIFFAHCNLGCVFCQNDQISDNALNPGEAFVSVADLAEIMRLLQAMGCHNINFVTPTHVLPYIIAALEIALDKGLTVPLVYNCGGYEKAEVIRLLDGVMEVYLPDIKYMDASPAAIYSRAKDYPQMAAESVKEMYRQTGSVLEIDPSAGTAARGMIIRHLVLPGCVENSLSVLEWIAGQLSPDVHISLMSQYHPSADAMRFGAPLNRTLRPEEYETVSDRAEKLGIENGWFQEMESHRNYRPDFRKKHPFEG; the protein is encoded by the coding sequence ATGAGCCTGTCCGCTGCGGGGAAAAAACGGATCGTATCGGAAATTCTGCCCGGTCTGTGGCAACGGCTGAAACACTGCGACCTCTGTCCGCGGGAATGCGGCGTCGATCGGTTGGCCGGGGAAGAGGGGTTCTGCGCCCTTTCCGGTGACCGGGTGCCGGTGGCGAGTTATTGCGTTCACCGGGGAGAGGAACCGGTCATATCAGGCAGCCGGGGCTCGGGCACGATATTCTTTGCCCACTGCAACCTGGGCTGTGTCTTCTGCCAGAACGACCAGATCAGCGACAACGCCCTGAACCCCGGAGAAGCCTTTGTCTCCGTGGCGGACCTGGCCGAGATCATGCGCCTGCTCCAGGCCATGGGCTGCCATAACATCAATTTTGTCACGCCCACCCATGTGCTGCCCTATATTATCGCCGCCCTGGAGATCGCCCTGGACAAGGGCTTGACCGTTCCGCTGGTCTATAACTGCGGCGGCTATGAAAAGGCGGAGGTTATCCGGCTGCTTGACGGCGTCATGGAGGTTTATCTGCCGGACATCAAATATATGGATGCCTCCCCGGCCGCGATATATTCCAGGGCAAAAGATTATCCACAAATGGCGGCCGAATCCGTCAAAGAGATGTACCGGCAGACGGGCAGCGTCCTGGAGATCGATCCGTCTGCCGGCACGGCCGCTCGGGGCATGATCATCCGTCACCTGGTCCTGCCGGGTTGCGTGGAAAACTCTCTGTCCGTGCTGGAGTGGATCGCCGGCCAACTGTCGCCCGACGTTCATATTTCGCTGATGTCCCAGTACCACCCTTCAGCCGATGCCATGCGATTCGGCGCTCCCCTGAACCGGACGCTCCGGCCGGAGGAGTACGAGACCGTCAGCGATCGGGCCGAAAAGCTGGGGATTGAAAACGGCTGGTTCCAGGAAATGGAAAGTCACCGGAACTACCGGCCGGATTTCAGGAAGAAGCATCCGTTTGAAGGCTAA
- a CDS encoding DUF1566 domain-containing protein: MKQRPVLVWALALALIASPGPGETPGGGPQTIKTGAGAGRPDDGGKVKSRVEPAPGGLNETNPPGAYRQLENGIVYDAATRLEWLAGPDQRMDWNQAKAWTEGLSVGGGGWRMPSREELLTLYSQGSGSRNMTPLLQTSGWFVWSGETKDFSTAWSFNFFYNGFELYDRRDDRNGNRAFAVRPGE, from the coding sequence ATGAAACAACGGCCGGTCTTAGTCTGGGCGCTGGCGCTGGCGCTGATCGCGTCTCCCGGCCCGGGTGAAACGCCGGGCGGTGGCCCCCAGACAATCAAAACGGGCGCGGGAGCCGGCCGGCCGGACGACGGCGGGAAAGTGAAGTCCCGGGTTGAACCGGCCCCGGGAGGACTTAACGAGACTAATCCTCCCGGCGCCTACCGACAACTTGAAAACGGCATTGTCTATGACGCCGCCACCCGGCTGGAATGGCTGGCCGGTCCTGACCAGCGCATGGACTGGAACCAGGCCAAAGCCTGGACGGAAGGGTTGTCCGTCGGCGGCGGCGGGTGGCGGATGCCTTCCCGGGAGGAACTGCTGACGCTCTACAGCCAAGGCAGCGGTTCCCGCAATATGACGCCTCTCCTGCAGACCAGCGGCTGGTTTGTCTGGTCAGGGGAAACAAAGGATTTTTCCACCGCCTGGAGTTTCAATTTTTTTTATAACGGTTTTGAACTCTACGACCGCCGCGACGACCGCAATGGCAACCGGGCCTTTGCGGTGCGGCCCGGGGAATAA